A single region of the Legionella cincinnatiensis genome encodes:
- a CDS encoding DUF932 domain-containing protein — MLPILSKEKLFKLAPSIFTQDSSYKTSAQYSPISTEQIIEKLISEGFFPTWATQTKSHNQESKAFAKHMLRFQRHDVMQNNQGLYPELVLINSHDGLSSYRLMAGLFRVVCSNGMIAGQAYNEIRIKHQGDVLGNVIEGTYKVIETANNMLDVSDDMASIHLNDDEKMIFAEAAHSLKFSDTEGGIIVNPKSLLQPRRYVDQKDNDLFTVFNVLQENLIKGGIRGHRLNKYGYTTRTKTREVKAIDQNVKLNRALWTLTEKMMEIKR; from the coding sequence GTGTTACCCATCTTATCTAAAGAAAAATTATTTAAATTAGCTCCTTCCATCTTCACACAAGATAGTTCATATAAAACAAGTGCTCAGTACTCACCAATCTCAACAGAGCAAATCATTGAAAAATTAATCTCAGAAGGTTTTTTTCCGACTTGGGCAACTCAGACTAAAAGTCATAATCAAGAATCGAAAGCATTTGCAAAACACATGCTCCGTTTTCAACGCCATGATGTGATGCAAAATAATCAGGGGCTTTACCCCGAACTGGTTCTTATTAACTCTCATGATGGTTTGTCTTCTTATCGTCTAATGGCGGGTCTTTTTCGGGTTGTATGCAGTAATGGAATGATTGCTGGACAAGCGTATAACGAAATCAGAATCAAACATCAGGGGGATGTTCTTGGGAATGTCATTGAAGGCACCTACAAAGTGATTGAGACAGCAAATAACATGCTTGATGTATCAGATGATATGGCTTCCATTCATTTAAATGACGATGAAAAAATGATTTTTGCAGAAGCTGCACATTCACTAAAATTCTCTGATACAGAGGGGGGTATTATCGTTAATCCTAAGAGTTTATTGCAACCAAGGCGTTATGTAGATCAAAAAGATAATGATTTGTTTACGGTGTTTAATGTCCTGCAAGAAAACTTAATTAAAGGCGGTATCCGTGGCCATCGTTTAAATAAATACGGTTACACCACTCGAACGAAAACGAGAGAAGTAAAAGCCATTGATCAAAATGTGAAATTAAATCGTGCCTTGTGGACTCTTACTGAAAAAATGATGGAAATAAAAAGGTAA
- the traI gene encoding conjugative transfer relaxase/helicase TraI — protein MLSLRVKPIKKPGYYFDQENYYFTNQLVTQWFGLSAARQNLSGEVNVNTLESLVSGELPSGDLIKGLKSATGEMNRRGGYDLTFSAPKSVSYLGLVCEHKEFIDLHLNAVKTVLKLIEKEAAEARKSGKDGMEYEKTGNLCFAAILHDTSRELDPQLHVHALLMNFTERLDGKWRALASDISRNNGTMEWIMNNQIFLGLVYRSEIALGLKEMGLEIEHTGDAHGLFEIKHFDKALLEQISKRRAQVEEHIKGMHSHSLKAYDRATLDSRKSKEMVSPEQLRTRWSAESEALGINPSTYLATLKEKTKELHTPKEAMSNNQELDRSVLDAIEHLEEKKLTFTYQEVLQTSLYFSLGEQGFEALMSRIDKEIDAQNLIALNTENSSFTTSKLINKEQELIKKIVNFTHQKKGIERNTEKVCKLTENESIQKAVTQALFNKEGVVRIKQQSAASRELLSTLIDYSQDSKKIRILSPSAFSARTMNKDMTKSAPTLWQWILSIGKQDLCETVAGFNYRHRSEHKLPFFNSKKEREVLIVDESQRLTPDEMNTLLSIADKRSAKVILLEKSQSLSGFNSDIPDLLNKAGIKTFDVDDRKAPATNINLIEEKTIEGRILKTAQMYSNLPLNQRQNTKVLTVSKLEAKEVNEAIRKQLKEHGEISVDEKSINTLTRMSLTLSEKKLAKSYQPNWVLIQNTRTESKKFTVIGVNEKDNQLIVRNHYGARSQLAAKNITDSMQVYEQTPLSVGIGDQLIATGSLSFEGLKIGNQYEVTAFTRHGIKIKDGKKTIHLITSNEKHFPLSHAYAKTIYSDDIKPVKQTIMTLPAYALKQNTMSVLCESSKEELMIITDDVDKANRFAMKTATKSSAISLTLDAAKTNHGAQIIDRRTTADLLTSLEQALTVLTAEKTPKSDAEKALNFAIAHLSEREAAFTRSDLLKVAVHQAIGKAGLNELNNVLDKVITNGELISGGNEILTTKEAVAFEESIIKNVKAGINMIKPLMSGDEARKQLELTHLTKGQKEACELITTTSDQFIMIQGYAGTGKTTMTRSAIDTIRHVQSMTHEKVELIAVAPTHQAVKEMRALGIEAQTLKSFLIEQEQESTLSKETLVLLDESSMVSNRDCASLIQKIHNSGARCAMLGDISQHQSIESGKPSKILIQEGSIRVACMDDLVRQQVIGYKKAIETLITGDIDKALTQLANQPLDSITRTKADSPYNDITSSIIETGHSTQTSLEQEHTQQEQRELFQEELKQKSPIEMAVGDYLSRTPACRDNTIVIIHENKKREVANGLIRNALMKESSIGLENKEFPRLLSTNYTTAELYYCETYRDCLKKKEDYFLKKGDHYFKVVSVDESAKVVVLNDTKGNKCLFVPEKENKDWKIELFQSMPGRVSVGEKIHFKKSDKTLGRFANERVQVTEVNDESFTVKDSSGVAHVLEKKQLKDSHWDYSYTATSYSIQGASSPFVIGVAETKNAQVNHLRSFYIMVTRGSLHAMIYTDDHKKLKKQLRVTPEKTSALESLGRLNPPIKTKTLNEPPKSPKPTQNMPQIKNQEARYDANALSQHLSDQAELVIETLLGEPNRALSSKTEYRYGTNGSLSICLRGEKRGVWHNFETREKGNMLHLIQKTLNLNFKESLEYAAKLTGDDLKEQIKLVGKNPNKIQAIDSDKKRKTSDYGMQLARESKPISGTIAERYLKEIRKIHNVSGENIRFHPHVYTKDTEEVRYRPALLNIARDKDNKVACVEAVYLDNETTNKAIMKMKPKKTYGSKAGAGVILNEGTGHESVTYIAEGVETGLSIRDAVQNDRVIATLGKENFVNIDMGLLTDKIVICMDNDGKPIKEDRVIIQTIERLKQHGKTVEIAIPLHQKDFNDVNKSGGIQGVVDTLNKAVSVDKLIGSLNKTDLNQEQIKKCLEDISRQMKLEIPEIKNNSIDKLKTLQREEMEIY, from the coding sequence ATGTTAAGTCTGCGAGTTAAACCCATTAAAAAGCCTGGTTATTATTTTGATCAGGAAAATTATTATTTTACGAACCAATTGGTTACCCAATGGTTTGGATTAAGTGCTGCACGTCAAAATCTTTCTGGAGAAGTTAACGTAAATACCCTTGAGTCTCTTGTCAGTGGCGAATTACCAAGTGGCGATCTGATTAAAGGCTTGAAATCAGCCACTGGTGAAATGAACAGGCGAGGCGGCTATGATTTAACTTTTTCTGCCCCAAAATCCGTGTCGTATCTTGGACTGGTTTGTGAACACAAAGAATTTATTGATTTGCACCTTAATGCGGTCAAGACAGTCTTAAAACTGATTGAGAAGGAGGCGGCAGAAGCCCGTAAATCAGGAAAAGATGGCATGGAATATGAAAAAACAGGGAATCTTTGTTTTGCAGCCATTCTTCATGATACCTCCCGAGAGCTTGATCCTCAGCTGCATGTGCACGCATTGTTGATGAATTTCACCGAGCGTCTGGATGGCAAATGGCGTGCTTTGGCTTCTGATATCAGTCGCAATAATGGCACCATGGAATGGATTATGAATAATCAAATCTTTTTGGGGCTTGTGTACCGATCTGAAATAGCTCTGGGTTTAAAAGAAATGGGACTCGAAATAGAGCATACGGGTGATGCTCATGGTTTATTTGAAATCAAGCATTTTGATAAGGCATTGTTGGAACAAATCTCTAAACGCCGTGCCCAGGTTGAAGAACATATTAAAGGGATGCACTCTCATTCATTAAAAGCGTATGACAGGGCAACTCTGGATTCAAGGAAATCAAAGGAAATGGTTTCTCCAGAGCAATTACGCACACGATGGAGCGCTGAAAGTGAAGCGTTAGGCATTAATCCATCCACCTATCTTGCCACCTTAAAAGAAAAAACTAAAGAATTGCATACGCCCAAAGAAGCCATGTCCAATAATCAAGAACTCGATAGAAGTGTTCTTGATGCAATTGAGCATTTAGAGGAAAAAAAACTAACCTTTACCTATCAGGAAGTGTTACAGACGAGCCTTTATTTTTCCTTAGGTGAACAGGGCTTTGAAGCGCTGATGTCACGGATTGATAAAGAAATTGATGCACAAAATCTGATTGCTCTTAATACAGAAAACTCCTCTTTTACAACGAGTAAGCTCATTAACAAGGAACAAGAGCTCATTAAAAAAATCGTGAACTTCACACACCAAAAAAAAGGCATAGAACGCAATACGGAAAAGGTTTGCAAACTCACGGAAAATGAGTCCATTCAAAAAGCAGTAACTCAAGCCTTATTTAACAAAGAAGGAGTTGTGCGCATCAAACAACAAAGCGCTGCCTCGCGTGAGCTCTTAAGCACTTTAATTGATTATTCACAGGATTCAAAAAAAATTCGTATTCTTTCTCCTTCTGCATTTTCTGCGCGGACGATGAATAAGGACATGACTAAATCAGCGCCTACCCTGTGGCAATGGATTTTATCTATTGGAAAACAGGATTTGTGTGAAACAGTAGCAGGCTTTAATTATCGTCATCGTTCAGAGCATAAATTACCTTTCTTTAACAGTAAAAAGGAGCGCGAGGTGCTGATTGTGGATGAATCACAGCGTCTGACACCTGACGAGATGAATACTTTATTATCTATTGCCGACAAGCGGAGTGCCAAAGTCATTTTGCTGGAAAAATCACAATCCCTTTCTGGTTTTAACTCCGATATTCCCGACTTGTTGAATAAAGCCGGCATAAAAACATTTGATGTTGATGACAGGAAAGCGCCTGCCACCAACATCAATCTCATAGAAGAAAAAACGATTGAAGGGCGTATTCTAAAAACAGCACAAATGTACAGTAACTTGCCGTTGAACCAGAGGCAGAATACAAAAGTATTAACTGTCTCAAAGCTCGAAGCGAAAGAGGTCAATGAAGCAATCCGTAAGCAGTTAAAAGAGCACGGGGAGATTTCAGTAGATGAAAAGAGCATAAATACGTTAACCCGTATGTCCTTGACCCTCAGTGAAAAAAAACTGGCCAAAAGTTATCAGCCCAATTGGGTATTAATCCAGAACACCCGTACAGAATCAAAAAAATTCACGGTAATCGGTGTCAATGAAAAAGACAATCAATTGATTGTTCGGAATCATTACGGGGCAAGATCACAACTTGCTGCTAAAAATATTACAGATTCCATGCAGGTTTATGAACAAACACCATTATCAGTAGGGATAGGAGATCAATTAATTGCTACGGGCAGTTTATCCTTTGAAGGATTAAAAATCGGCAACCAATATGAGGTCACTGCATTTACCCGCCATGGAATAAAAATAAAAGATGGAAAAAAAACTATTCATCTTATCACAAGTAACGAAAAGCATTTCCCATTGAGCCATGCCTATGCCAAAACCATTTATTCTGATGATATTAAACCCGTGAAACAAACCATTATGACACTACCGGCCTATGCGCTCAAACAAAATACCATGTCGGTATTATGCGAATCGAGCAAAGAAGAATTAATGATTATTACGGATGATGTGGACAAGGCTAATCGGTTTGCAATGAAGACTGCAACAAAATCCTCAGCGATATCGCTGACTTTGGATGCCGCCAAAACCAATCATGGTGCACAGATTATTGACCGTAGAACCACAGCTGATCTGCTCACGTCACTGGAACAGGCCTTAACTGTTTTAACCGCGGAAAAAACCCCGAAAAGTGATGCAGAAAAAGCGCTGAATTTTGCAATAGCGCATCTTTCGGAACGAGAAGCAGCCTTTACTCGGTCAGACTTGCTTAAGGTTGCTGTTCATCAGGCTATAGGAAAAGCAGGACTTAACGAATTAAATAACGTCTTGGATAAGGTCATAACTAATGGGGAATTAATATCAGGGGGGAACGAGATATTGACCACCAAAGAAGCAGTGGCATTTGAAGAGTCAATTATCAAGAATGTTAAAGCAGGCATTAACATGATAAAGCCGCTGATGAGTGGTGATGAAGCACGAAAACAATTAGAACTGACGCACCTTACCAAAGGGCAAAAAGAAGCCTGTGAGTTAATCACGACTACATCCGATCAGTTTATTATGATTCAGGGTTATGCAGGAACAGGAAAAACAACCATGACTCGAAGTGCGATTGACACCATCAGACATGTTCAATCGATGACTCATGAAAAGGTTGAGCTGATTGCGGTTGCGCCCACACACCAGGCTGTAAAAGAAATGAGGGCGCTGGGCATTGAAGCGCAAACATTAAAGAGTTTTCTTATTGAACAAGAACAGGAATCGACATTAAGCAAAGAAACACTTGTGCTGCTTGATGAATCTTCTATGGTCTCTAATCGAGATTGCGCAAGCCTCATCCAAAAAATTCATAATTCGGGCGCTCGTTGCGCAATGCTTGGCGATATTAGCCAGCATCAAAGCATTGAAAGTGGTAAGCCAAGCAAGATATTGATTCAAGAAGGAAGCATCAGAGTGGCCTGTATGGATGATTTGGTACGACAACAAGTCATCGGATACAAAAAAGCAATCGAAACATTAATCACGGGGGATATTGATAAGGCCTTAACTCAGTTAGCTAATCAACCCTTAGACTCAATCACCCGGACTAAAGCCGATAGTCCTTACAATGACATTACCTCTTCAATTATTGAAACAGGCCATTCGACCCAAACGAGCCTGGAACAGGAACACACTCAACAAGAACAGAGAGAGCTCTTCCAGGAAGAATTGAAACAAAAAAGCCCCATAGAAATGGCTGTAGGAGATTATTTATCACGTACACCCGCATGCCGTGATAACACCATTGTTATCATTCATGAGAATAAAAAAAGGGAAGTTGCAAATGGTCTGATTCGAAATGCACTGATGAAAGAGTCTAGCATAGGCCTTGAAAACAAAGAGTTTCCGCGGCTACTAAGCACGAATTACACCACTGCAGAGCTTTATTATTGTGAAACGTATCGGGATTGTTTAAAAAAGAAAGAAGACTATTTTTTAAAGAAAGGAGATCACTATTTTAAAGTGGTTTCGGTAGATGAGTCAGCGAAAGTAGTGGTATTAAATGATACGAAAGGAAATAAATGTCTCTTTGTTCCTGAAAAAGAAAATAAAGACTGGAAGATTGAATTGTTTCAATCCATGCCAGGAAGGGTTTCGGTGGGTGAAAAAATTCACTTTAAAAAATCTGATAAAACTTTGGGACGTTTCGCTAATGAAAGGGTGCAGGTGACGGAGGTAAATGATGAGTCATTTACCGTAAAAGACAGTAGTGGTGTGGCGCACGTACTGGAAAAAAAACAGCTGAAGGATTCCCATTGGGATTATAGTTATACTGCTACCAGTTACTCCATTCAAGGAGCTTCATCGCCATTTGTTATTGGAGTTGCTGAAACTAAAAATGCTCAAGTAAACCATCTGCGTTCATTTTATATCATGGTAACCCGAGGCTCCTTGCATGCGATGATTTATACAGACGATCATAAAAAACTAAAAAAACAACTTCGTGTTACTCCTGAAAAAACTTCTGCATTGGAATCGCTTGGCCGTCTGAATCCCCCAATAAAGACCAAAACGCTCAATGAGCCACCTAAATCACCCAAGCCAACGCAAAACATGCCCCAAATTAAGAACCAGGAAGCTCGCTATGATGCCAACGCGCTGTCACAACATTTATCCGACCAGGCTGAGCTTGTGATTGAAACACTACTTGGAGAACCCAATAGAGCGCTTTCTTCAAAAACAGAATATCGATACGGTACTAACGGCAGCTTAAGCATCTGTTTACGTGGAGAAAAAAGGGGTGTTTGGCATAACTTTGAAACAAGGGAAAAAGGAAACATGCTTCATTTGATTCAAAAAACATTAAATCTAAACTTTAAAGAAAGTCTTGAATATGCTGCAAAATTAACAGGTGATGACTTAAAGGAACAAATTAAATTAGTAGGCAAAAACCCTAATAAGATTCAAGCAATCGATTCTGATAAGAAAAGAAAAACATCAGATTATGGAATGCAATTAGCGCGAGAATCTAAGCCCATATCAGGTACAATAGCAGAGCGATATTTAAAAGAAATCAGAAAGATTCATAATGTTTCTGGAGAAAATATTCGCTTTCATCCCCATGTTTATACTAAAGATACCGAAGAAGTTCGCTACAGGCCAGCACTATTGAATATTGCGCGAGACAAAGACAATAAAGTAGCCTGCGTTGAAGCGGTATATCTGGATAATGAAACCACGAATAAAGCGATAATGAAGATGAAACCTAAGAAAACTTATGGCTCAAAGGCCGGCGCTGGAGTCATACTAAATGAGGGTACAGGGCATGAAAGTGTCACCTATATTGCAGAAGGTGTAGAAACAGGACTAAGCATCAGAGATGCAGTTCAAAATGATCGCGTTATAGCGACACTGGGAAAAGAAAATTTTGTAAATATCGATATGGGATTGCTCACTGATAAAATAGTCATTTGCATGGATAATGATGGTAAACCCATTAAAGAGGATAGGGTAATTATTCAAACCATTGAACGATTAAAACAGCATGGAAAGACTGTAGAAATTGCTATTCCTCTGCATCAAAAAGACTTTAATGATGTCAATAAAAGCGGAGGGATACAAGGAGTAGTTGATACATTAAATAAAGCAGTTAGTGTTGATAAATTGATTGGAAGCCTTAATAAAACAGATCTAAATCAAGAACAAATTAAGAAGTGCCTTGAAGACATTTCACGACAGATGAAACTTGAAATTCCTGAAATTAAAAACAATTCAATTGATAAATTAAAGACCCTTCAGCGAGAAGAAATGGAAATATATTAA
- a CDS encoding MazG nucleotide pyrophosphohydrolase domain-containing protein has protein sequence MDLLDKISALEEEASQFGFKWQSADQIMNQIHSECDEIKEHLEHDPSKANQTALQEEIGDLLHAVFSLCIFCKLSPRVTLGQSLTKFERRLRAVKLIAEERELINLEGLPFDELMHIWDKAKELVG, from the coding sequence ATGGATCTTTTGGATAAAATTAGTGCTCTGGAGGAAGAAGCCTCTCAATTTGGTTTCAAGTGGCAAAGTGCAGACCAAATCATGAATCAAATTCACAGTGAGTGTGATGAAATCAAAGAGCATCTGGAACATGATCCTTCTAAAGCGAATCAAACTGCTTTGCAAGAAGAAATTGGCGATTTACTCCATGCAGTGTTTTCCCTGTGTATTTTTTGCAAGTTAAGTCCCCGAGTAACCCTTGGGCAATCATTAACTAAATTTGAAAGGCGATTACGTGCGGTTAAACTGATTGCTGAAGAGCGTGAGTTGATTAACCTGGAAGGCTTGCCCTTTGATGAATTGATGCATATTTGGGATAAGGCTAAAGAGTTAGTTGGTTAA
- a CDS encoding antirestriction protein produces MNTERQQFFIQSQLISDNQRLAFLPKHLNKEYLSFESTVYRTMRTICNTYHGGYWDFYELSNNGFYIAPHSSEPFNIFVHGNGYEGSVSSDAAGIIATTYALNNLAWRTESDEIIDKYYALLDFAGQHHEFKQIFAAID; encoded by the coding sequence ATGAATACTGAAAGACAACAATTCTTCATTCAATCTCAATTAATTTCAGACAACCAACGATTAGCCTTTCTCCCAAAGCATTTAAATAAAGAATACTTAAGCTTTGAATCCACGGTATACCGAACAATGCGTACTATTTGCAACACATATCATGGTGGATATTGGGATTTTTACGAGCTGAGTAACAATGGATTTTATATAGCGCCCCATTCAAGCGAGCCATTCAATATCTTTGTTCATGGTAATGGCTACGAGGGAAGCGTATCTAGCGATGCAGCGGGGATTATTGCTACAACCTACGCCCTAAATAATCTCGCATGGCGAACCGAATCAGATGAAATAATAGATAAATATTACGCTCTCTTAGATTTTGCCGGACAACATCACGAATTTAAGCAAATTTTTGCGGCAATTGATTAA
- the traD gene encoding type IV conjugative transfer system coupling protein TraD encodes MSHESNYKHYTRGGQISFHNLRMWFQINKALFHVYLFIWAGLSIVLTCIFAPHGMIRQTVSYHAAHFYHLAGVSHVFSIPVKGGYASQTVEQLLHNHYFSATSDRLLTFLLQSTLWSFPLSLIVALFVSRYFIYRGKVQTQNQFIRGASLVSSETLKKQIIKQRKASDLHLDGFPLLQGSEVQHLLVHGTVGMGKSQFIMKLMDCLRARGDRVIVYDKGCTFTQAYFQEGHDVLLNPFDARCANWDLWLEAPKDELLENMAESLIPMHGENDPFWVNAARTVFSCLASQMREDKERSLSKLLGLLVTGEFSELEPYLSGTAAATLVSNKIEKTAISIRSVITTYLKSMQSLSGLDESGKPSFSIRDYLLNKDLEGWLFISSNGEQHKSLKPLISMWIAMASLTLLSLPEDANRRIWFICDELPSLHKLPLLGETIAEVRKFGGCFLLGMQSFSQLEKVYGRSGAAEIFDLLNTRAFFASPSHEMAQLVSKELGDEEIDDTRENYSYGANSIRDGISLGKNRITRPLVTYPEIMGLDPLTCYLRLPGQYPITKLELHYQKRSIKAAGFLPRAISSLPPCDAHLKNDSAVHEPTGNRFEVQAPSNIKRIERESDKEFIF; translated from the coding sequence ATGAGCCATGAATCCAATTACAAACATTATACCCGGGGAGGCCAGATCTCATTCCATAATCTGCGGATGTGGTTTCAGATTAACAAAGCGCTCTTTCATGTTTACTTATTCATTTGGGCAGGGTTAAGCATTGTATTGACCTGTATCTTTGCGCCACATGGAATGATAAGACAGACGGTGTCCTATCACGCGGCTCATTTTTATCACCTGGCAGGGGTGTCACATGTATTTTCTATCCCTGTTAAAGGGGGGTATGCATCACAAACTGTCGAGCAGCTTCTCCACAATCACTATTTTTCTGCTACCTCAGATCGTTTACTGACCTTCTTGTTACAGTCAACTTTATGGAGTTTTCCCTTATCGTTGATTGTGGCACTTTTTGTGAGCCGATATTTCATTTATCGAGGAAAGGTACAAACACAAAACCAATTTATACGAGGGGCGAGTTTAGTCTCATCAGAAACACTTAAAAAACAGATAATAAAGCAAAGAAAAGCATCTGATTTACATCTTGATGGATTCCCTCTTTTGCAAGGCTCAGAGGTACAGCATTTATTAGTACATGGTACGGTCGGTATGGGAAAAAGTCAGTTCATCATGAAATTGATGGATTGTTTACGTGCGCGTGGCGACCGAGTCATTGTTTATGATAAGGGGTGCACGTTTACTCAGGCGTATTTTCAGGAAGGTCATGATGTCTTACTCAATCCCTTTGATGCACGCTGCGCTAATTGGGATTTATGGCTGGAAGCCCCAAAAGATGAATTACTGGAAAATATGGCAGAAAGCCTCATCCCCATGCACGGAGAAAACGATCCGTTTTGGGTTAATGCGGCACGTACCGTGTTTTCCTGTCTTGCAAGTCAAATGCGTGAGGATAAAGAACGTTCCTTATCCAAGCTGTTAGGGTTACTTGTAACTGGCGAGTTTAGCGAGTTGGAACCTTATCTCAGCGGTACAGCTGCAGCGACTTTGGTCAGTAATAAAATAGAAAAAACAGCCATCTCCATTCGCTCCGTCATTACAACTTACCTTAAATCAATGCAGTCGTTAAGTGGGCTTGATGAGTCTGGGAAGCCTTCCTTTTCCATTCGTGATTATCTGTTAAATAAAGATTTGGAGGGCTGGCTTTTTATATCAAGCAATGGGGAACAACATAAATCTTTAAAGCCGTTGATTTCGATGTGGATTGCCATGGCATCACTGACACTCTTAAGTTTGCCAGAAGACGCGAACAGGCGAATTTGGTTTATTTGCGATGAATTACCAAGCCTGCACAAATTGCCCTTATTGGGTGAAACCATTGCTGAAGTCAGGAAATTTGGCGGCTGTTTTCTTCTGGGAATGCAGAGCTTTAGTCAATTAGAGAAGGTATATGGGCGTAGTGGGGCAGCTGAAATTTTTGATTTGCTTAATACCCGAGCCTTTTTTGCAAGTCCAAGCCATGAAATGGCGCAACTTGTCAGTAAAGAGCTTGGGGATGAAGAAATTGATGACACCCGAGAAAATTACTCTTATGGAGCAAACTCCATTCGTGACGGTATTTCATTAGGAAAAAACCGTATAACACGCCCCTTAGTAACCTATCCTGAAATTATGGGACTTGATCCGCTTACCTGTTATCTGCGATTGCCAGGTCAATACCCTATTACAAAGCTGGAACTTCATTATCAAAAAAGAAGTATAAAGGCCGCAGGTTTTTTACCTCGTGCCATATCGTCTCTCCCTCCGTGTGATGCACATCTTAAAAATGATTCTGCTGTTCATGAGCCCACCGGCAATCGTTTTGAGGTGCAAGCGCCAAGCAACATCAAACGTATCGAACGCGAGTCCGATAAAGAATTCATTTTTTGA